One window of Mangifera indica cultivar Alphonso unplaced genomic scaffold, CATAS_Mindica_2.1 Un_0019, whole genome shotgun sequence genomic DNA carries:
- the LOC123205910 gene encoding mavicyanin-like yields MAMAKSAVIVFSIIALFGAAMAASYDVGDTAGWTTKDMPDYKKWADDKDFKVGDTLVFKYNQEMHDVMQVSKADFEACSAKSPIAKYTTGADKVTLKEPGKTYFLCSFPGHCEKGQKVEIEVEGTADGPAAGPSGANASSPTGTASGDASSSTASAAGADSSAASTSSESSSSTVKLSGGLGWALASVAAAFAF; encoded by the exons ATGGCAATGGCTAAGAGTGCTGTTATTGTCTTCTCAATCATTGCTCTCTTCGGGGCAGCTATGGCAGCTTCCTACGACGTTGGTGACACTGCCGGCTGGACTACAAAAGACATGCCTGATTACAAAAAATGGGCTGACGATAAGGACTTCAAAGTTGGCGATACTCTTG TTTTCAAGTACAACCAAGAAATGCACGATGTGATGCAAGTGAGCAAGGCAGATTTCGAAGCATGCAGTGCAAAATCTCCAATTGCAAAATACACTACCGGCGCCGACAAAGTCACCCTCAAGGAGCCCGGGAAAACTTACTTCCTTTGCAGTTTTCCTGGACATTGTGAAAAGGGccaaaaagttgaaattgaagTGGAAGGAACTGCAGATGGCCCTGCTGCAGGCCCAAGTGGCGCCAATGCTTCAAGCCCAACTGGGACTGCCAGCGGCGATGCTTCATCCTCAACTGCAAGTGCAGCAGGTGCAGACTCGTCAGCAGCATCAACTTCATCTGAATCATCATCTTCAACCGTTAAGTTGAGTGGTGGTTTGGGTTGGGCACTGGCTTCAGTTGCAGCTGCTTTTGCTTTCTAG